From a region of the Enterobacter sp. JBIWA008 genome:
- a CDS encoding extracellular solute-binding protein, whose protein sequence is MLMRFMLLMLALTSLSSQAQAVKENIAFAVIGEPKYAVNFTHFDYVNPAAPKGGKVTLSATGTFDNFNRFAMRGVAAARTESLYDTLFVTSDDEPGSYYPLIAENVRYADNFAWAEISLNPRARFHDGTPVKASDVAFTFHKFMTEGVPQFRIVYKGASVRAIAPLTVRIELSEPNKENMLSLFSLPVMPESFWKNHKLSDPLSTPPLAGGPYRITDWRMGQYVVYSRVKDYWAADLPVNRGRWNFDTLRYDYYLDDNVAFEAFKAGAFDLRVESSAKNWATRYIGKNFAKGYIVKDEHKNESAQDTRWLAFNIQRPVFNDRRVREAISLAFDFEWMNKALFYGAYSRANSYFQNTEYAARDYPKADELVLLAPLKAELPPQVFTTVFQPPASNGDGYDRDNLLKASKLLDDAGWHLKNQKRVDAKTGKPLSFELLLSSGGNDQWVLPFKHNLERLGVTMNIRQVDNAQITSRMRSRDYDMMQRLWPAQPWPSSDLQISWASSYIDSSYNAPGVKSPAIDALIAKIVAAQGDKEKLLPLGRALDRVLTWNYYMLPMWYMGEDRLARWDKFSVPAVRPVYSLGFDTWWYDVNKAARLPAERR, encoded by the coding sequence ATGCTTATGCGCTTCATGTTGCTGATGTTGGCACTAACGAGCCTGTCCAGCCAGGCGCAGGCCGTCAAAGAAAATATCGCCTTCGCGGTGATCGGCGAGCCGAAATATGCGGTCAATTTTACGCACTTCGATTACGTTAACCCTGCCGCCCCGAAGGGCGGAAAGGTCACGCTTTCCGCCACGGGAACATTCGACAACTTCAACCGCTTCGCCATGCGCGGCGTAGCGGCCGCGCGCACGGAATCGCTTTACGATACGCTCTTCGTCACGTCCGATGATGAACCCGGCAGCTACTATCCGCTGATTGCCGAGAACGTGCGTTACGCCGATAACTTCGCCTGGGCGGAAATCTCGCTGAATCCGCGAGCACGCTTTCACGACGGTACGCCGGTGAAGGCCAGCGACGTCGCATTCACCTTCCATAAATTCATGACCGAAGGCGTCCCCCAGTTCCGCATCGTATATAAAGGCGCTTCCGTCAGAGCCATTGCGCCGCTCACCGTGCGCATTGAGCTGAGCGAACCGAACAAAGAGAATATGCTCAGCCTGTTCTCGCTGCCGGTGATGCCTGAATCGTTCTGGAAAAATCATAAGCTAAGCGACCCGCTTTCCACGCCGCCGCTGGCAGGCGGCCCATACCGCATCACCGACTGGCGCATGGGGCAATATGTCGTTTACTCTCGCGTGAAAGACTACTGGGCGGCAGACCTGCCGGTAAACCGCGGGCGCTGGAATTTCGACACTCTTCGCTATGATTACTACCTCGACGATAACGTGGCGTTTGAAGCGTTCAAAGCCGGCGCCTTCGATTTACGCGTAGAGAGCAGCGCTAAAAACTGGGCGACCCGCTATATCGGCAAAAATTTCGCCAAAGGCTATATCGTCAAAGACGAGCACAAAAATGAGTCTGCCCAGGACACCCGCTGGCTGGCGTTTAATATTCAGCGTCCGGTATTCAATGACCGCCGGGTGCGCGAAGCCATTTCCCTGGCCTTTGATTTTGAATGGATGAACAAAGCGCTGTTTTACGGGGCTTACAGCCGCGCCAACAGCTATTTTCAAAATACCGAGTACGCCGCGCGCGATTACCCGAAAGCCGACGAGCTGGTCCTGCTGGCGCCGCTGAAAGCAGAGCTGCCTCCGCAGGTTTTCACCACCGTGTTTCAGCCGCCCGCGTCGAACGGTGACGGCTACGACCGCGACAACCTGCTCAAAGCCAGCAAGCTGCTGGATGACGCGGGCTGGCATCTGAAAAATCAAAAGCGTGTTGATGCTAAAACGGGCAAGCCTCTCAGCTTTGAGCTGCTGCTCTCGTCCGGGGGTAACGATCAGTGGGTACTGCCGTTTAAGCACAACCTTGAGCGGCTAGGCGTGACCATGAACATTCGCCAGGTCGATAACGCGCAGATCACCAGCCGCATGCGCAGCCGTGATTACGACATGATGCAGCGGCTGTGGCCCGCGCAGCCATGGCCCAGCTCGGACCTGCAAATCTCCTGGGCCTCCAGCTACATTGACTCCTCATACAATGCGCCGGGGGTAAAAAGCCCGGCGATTGACGCACTGATTGCGAAAATAGTGGCGGCGCAGGGGGATAAAGAAAAGCTCCTGCCGCTCGGGCGCGCCCTCGACAGGGTCTTGACCTGGAACTACTACATGCTGCCGATGTGGTATATGGGCGAGGATCGCCTTGCGCGCTGGGACAAGTTCTCCGTGCCTGCTGTGCGCCCTGTCTATTCCCTGGGCTTTGATACCTGGTGGTATGACGTTAACAAAGCCGCCAGACTTCCCGCTGAGCGGCGATAA
- a CDS encoding microcin C ABC transporter permease YejB: protein MGAYLIRRLLLVIPTLWAIITINFFIVQIAPGGPVDQAIAAIEFGNSGSMPGGGGEGMGASHARTGVGNISESHYRGGRGLDPEVIAEITHRYGFDKPIHERYFKMLWDYIRFDFGDSLFRSASVLTLIKQSLPVSITLGLWGTLIIYLVSIPLGIRKAVYNGSRFDIWSSTFIIIGYAIPAFLFAVLLIVFFAGGSYFDLFPLRGLVSADFSSLPWYQKITDYLWHITLPVLATVIGGFAALTMLTKNAFLDEIRKQYVVTARAKGVNEKQIMWKHVFRNAMLLVIAGFPATFIGMFFTGSLLIEVMFSLNGLGLLGYEATVSRDYPVMFGTLYIFTLIGLLLNIISDISYTLVDPRIDFEGR from the coding sequence ATGGGTGCCTATCTTATCCGTCGTCTCCTGCTGGTCATCCCCACCCTGTGGGCCATCATCACGATTAACTTTTTTATCGTGCAAATCGCCCCCGGCGGCCCGGTCGATCAGGCGATTGCCGCCATTGAATTTGGCAACAGCGGCAGCATGCCCGGCGGTGGCGGCGAAGGGATGGGCGCGAGCCATGCGCGAACCGGCGTAGGCAATATCAGCGAAAGTCATTATCGCGGCGGGCGCGGCCTGGATCCGGAGGTGATCGCCGAGATCACCCACCGTTACGGCTTTGACAAACCGATTCACGAGCGCTATTTCAAAATGCTCTGGGATTACATCCGCTTTGATTTTGGCGATAGCCTTTTTCGCAGTGCGTCAGTGTTAACGTTGATCAAGCAAAGCCTGCCGGTTTCGATAACGCTGGGGCTGTGGGGAACGCTGATTATCTACCTGGTCTCGATTCCGCTCGGGATCCGTAAAGCCGTTTACAACGGCAGCCGGTTTGATATCTGGAGCAGCACGTTCATCATCATCGGCTACGCCATACCGGCGTTTCTGTTTGCCGTCCTGCTGATTGTCTTTTTTGCCGGGGGAAGCTATTTCGACCTCTTCCCGCTGCGGGGGCTGGTCTCCGCCGATTTTAGCTCCCTGCCGTGGTATCAGAAAATCACCGACTATCTCTGGCATATCACGCTGCCGGTGCTGGCCACGGTCATTGGCGGGTTTGCGGCCCTGACCATGTTGACCAAAAACGCCTTTCTCGATGAAATTCGTAAGCAGTACGTCGTCACGGCCCGCGCCAAGGGCGTGAACGAGAAGCAGATCATGTGGAAACACGTGTTCCGCAACGCCATGCTGCTGGTGATCGCCGGATTTCCGGCCACGTTCATCGGCATGTTTTTTACCGGCTCGCTGCTGATAGAGGTGATGTTCTCGCTCAACGGCCTGGGGCTGCTGGGCTATGAGGCTACCGTGTCGCGCGACTATCCGGTGATGTTTGGCACGCTCTATATTTTCACCCTGATTGGCCTGCTGCTGAATATCATCAGTGATATCAGCTATACGCTGGTCGATCCCCGAATCGATTTTGAGGGCCGCTGA